A section of the Prochlorococcus marinus XMU1402 genome encodes:
- the nusB gene encoding transcription antitermination factor NusB, whose translation MNNNRSLSRELSLISLGLIKDKGDFKLNKLQVEEIFESALDSLVNHCRDELDTCEVELENASQKILESELHEGVNSSFADVRDELKKSLKKIEIVMNTLSVTLDFPKLIVSSGQINIREDVKERITKIINNLTIIDSDIDQVMDGWRLKRLPRIDRDILRLAYVDINYLSTPLAVACDEAVNLANKYSDMQGRKFINGVLRRLQTAKLQ comes from the coding sequence ATGAATAATAATAGATCTCTCTCTAGAGAATTATCTTTGATTTCATTAGGCCTGATAAAAGATAAAGGTGATTTCAAATTAAATAAACTTCAAGTAGAGGAAATTTTTGAATCTGCTTTGGATTCTCTAGTTAATCACTGTAGAGATGAATTAGATACTTGTGAAGTAGAGTTAGAAAATGCATCACAAAAAATATTAGAAAGTGAATTGCATGAAGGGGTTAATTCTTCTTTTGCAGATGTTCGTGATGAGTTAAAAAAGTCTTTAAAAAAAATTGAAATTGTTATGAATACACTTTCAGTAACTTTAGACTTTCCAAAATTAATAGTTTCTAGTGGACAAATCAATATCAGAGAGGATGTTAAAGAGAGGATAACTAAAATCATTAATAATCTTACTATTATTGATTCTGATATTGATCAAGTAATGGATGGTTGGAGATTAAAAAGATTGCCAAGAATTGATCGAGATATTTTGCGTTTAGCTTATGTGGATATTAATTATCTGAGCACACCTCTTGCTGTTGCTTGTGATGAGGCGGTAAATCTAGCCAATAAATATAGTGATATGCAAGGAAGAAAATTTATTAATGGAGTTTTAAGGAGATTACAAACAGCAAAATTGCAATAA
- the ftsY gene encoding signal recognition particle-docking protein FtsY has product MTNNDLDNSREWAEQAYALLKKRQEEKKQELQDKEEKKQELQDKEEKKQELQDKEEKKQGLVDSTRTENLLSSNKTVEEPELGEFDDNFTWSAMVLAAQGKKINQISVDEIDWLTKLRRGLEETRKGFVTELLDKLGDDPLTPESLDDLETLLIRADVGIDSTDKVISSLRKKLNEEVVGGEAGIKFLKKELKLIIDKPIKNSGTDILVPQKGKLNVWLLVGVNGVGKTTTLGKLAYLSSRSNYKTLIAAADTFRAAAVEQLKVWGERSNVDVISNQSKNADPAAVVFDAINSAKKRNVDLLLVDTAGRLQTKNNLMDELAKIKKIIDKKVPDAIIESLLVLDASQGQNGLKQAKSFAKSANLSGAIITKLDGTSRGGVSLAVSEEVNLPIRFIGAGEGIKDLRPFNSYEFVEALLADK; this is encoded by the coding sequence ATGACTAATAATGATCTTGATAATTCTCGAGAGTGGGCAGAACAAGCTTATGCACTTTTAAAAAAAAGACAAGAAGAGAAAAAACAAGAATTACAGGATAAGGAAGAGAAAAAACAAGAATTACAGGATAAGGAAGAGAAAAAACAAGAATTACAGGATAAGGAAGAGAAAAAACAAGGTTTGGTTGATAGTACTAGAACAGAAAATCTTCTTAGTTCTAACAAAACTGTTGAAGAACCTGAGTTGGGAGAATTTGATGATAATTTTACTTGGTCAGCAATGGTGTTAGCTGCTCAAGGAAAAAAAATAAATCAAATATCTGTAGATGAAATTGATTGGTTAACAAAATTAAGAAGAGGATTGGAGGAAACCCGAAAAGGATTTGTTACTGAATTATTAGACAAATTAGGAGATGATCCTCTCACACCAGAATCTCTTGATGATTTAGAAACCTTACTAATAAGAGCTGATGTTGGTATTGATTCAACTGATAAAGTTATAAGTTCTCTTAGAAAAAAATTAAATGAAGAAGTTGTTGGTGGAGAAGCAGGAATAAAATTCTTAAAGAAAGAATTAAAATTAATTATCGATAAACCAATAAAAAATTCAGGTACTGATATTTTAGTCCCTCAAAAGGGGAAGTTGAATGTTTGGTTATTAGTGGGAGTTAATGGTGTTGGTAAAACTACTACTCTAGGAAAATTAGCATATTTGTCATCAAGGAGTAATTATAAAACTTTGATAGCTGCAGCCGATACTTTCAGAGCTGCAGCTGTAGAACAATTAAAAGTATGGGGAGAGAGGAGTAATGTTGACGTAATATCAAATCAATCAAAAAATGCTGATCCAGCTGCTGTAGTCTTTGATGCAATAAATTCTGCAAAAAAAAGAAACGTTGATTTATTGTTGGTTGATACTGCAGGTAGATTGCAAACAAAAAATAATTTGATGGATGAATTAGCAAAAATAAAAAAGATTATTGATAAAAAAGTCCCAGATGCAATTATTGAATCATTATTAGTGCTAGATGCAAGTCAAGGTCAAAATGGCTTAAAGCAAGCAAAAAGTTTCGCTAAATCAGCAAATTTAAGCGGAGCAATTATCACTAAATTAGATGGTACTTCTAGAGGGGGAGTCTCTTTGGCCGTGTCTGAAGAAGTTAATTTACCTATAAGATTTATTGGAGCTGGAGAAGGTATAAAAGATTTGAGACCCTTTAATAGTTATGAATTTGTGGAGGCTTTGCTTGCAGATAAATAA
- a CDS encoding PP2C family protein-serine/threonine phosphatase: MTNNKKEKLFSNKFIEKFLENESNLSLKNESKFDEIASSLAYYLKTFSNINKFLDYICLILKHIFDDKVILIIPLNYEGNIWNENIKISAKNECLTIQEEINTFFNQFHFSKNFKIKEIHNFEDALKTNFKEYKIETKKILSRGKCRGFIFIFCKDICNQSIIEDSNFNFIQNCLAVGLENYCLIKTKKNHENVDREISIGAEIQSQLLPDYCPIIYGVDLAAHCRPALQLGGDYYDFMCLKTNISEKRKEKARWALVIGDVMGKGIPAGLLMTMLRGMLRAEVLTGLPPDRILHDLNQLAINDLDQSHRFVTLFYSDYDPRTRKLRFANAAHNPPLLWKNSDQKIIKLDAEGFVLGLQNDAEYQCGEIKLNENDLVLYYTDGVIDTSNSLGERFDEERLMKTLTKLCKQSYTSQEILNKIFKKLDDFTGENRHLEDDASMVILQLN, encoded by the coding sequence GTGACAAATAATAAAAAAGAAAAATTATTTTCAAACAAATTTATTGAAAAATTTTTGGAAAATGAATCTAACTTATCTTTAAAAAATGAATCCAAGTTTGATGAAATCGCATCTTCATTAGCATATTATTTAAAAACTTTTTCTAACATAAATAAATTTCTGGATTATATATGTTTAATTTTAAAACATATCTTTGATGATAAAGTCATATTAATTATCCCTTTAAATTATGAGGGCAATATTTGGAATGAAAATATTAAAATTTCTGCTAAAAATGAATGTTTAACCATACAAGAAGAAATTAATACTTTTTTTAATCAATTTCATTTTTCTAAAAATTTTAAAATAAAGGAAATTCATAACTTTGAAGATGCTTTAAAAACTAATTTTAAAGAATATAAAATCGAAACTAAAAAAATATTATCTAGGGGAAAATGTAGAGGATTTATTTTCATTTTTTGCAAAGATATATGTAATCAGTCGATCATTGAAGATAGCAATTTTAATTTTATTCAAAATTGCTTAGCTGTTGGATTAGAAAATTATTGTTTAATAAAAACAAAGAAAAATCATGAAAATGTAGATAGAGAAATTTCTATCGGTGCAGAAATTCAATCCCAATTACTACCAGATTATTGCCCAATTATTTATGGTGTAGACCTAGCTGCACATTGCAGACCAGCGCTCCAGTTAGGAGGAGATTACTATGATTTTATGTGTTTAAAGACGAATATTTCAGAAAAAAGAAAGGAAAAAGCTAGATGGGCATTGGTAATAGGTGACGTAATGGGTAAAGGAATTCCAGCTGGTCTTTTAATGACTATGTTAAGAGGAATGCTACGTGCAGAAGTTCTTACAGGTTTGCCCCCAGATAGAATTTTGCATGATTTGAATCAACTAGCAATAAATGATTTAGATCAATCTCATAGATTTGTGACATTATTTTATTCAGATTACGATCCAAGAACTCGAAAATTGAGATTCGCCAATGCAGCACATAACCCACCTTTGTTATGGAAAAATTCAGATCAGAAAATTATAAAATTAGATGCAGAAGGATTTGTCCTTGGACTGCAAAATGATGCTGAATATCAATGTGGTGAAATTAAGCTTAATGAAAATGATCTAGTTTTATACTATACAGATGGAGTAATCGATACTTCTAATTCTCTAGGAGAAAGATTCGATGAGGAAAGGTTAATGAAAACCCTCACAAAATTATGCAAGCAATCCTACACATCTCAAGAAATCTTAAATAAAATATTCAAGAAATTAGATGACTTTACAGGAGAAAATAGACATTTGGAAGATGACGCATCAATGGTTATTTTGCAATTAAATTAG
- the argH gene encoding argininosuccinate lyase — protein sequence MAKVWSKRFDNALNPFIEKFNASIGFDRKLILEDLDCSIAHAKMLGKTQVLSSSETLQIINGLEKIKVEYLEGKFSPNPPSEDIHYCIEEKLISLIGETGKKLHTGRSRNDQVGTDIRLWLRKEIDNLENLITDLQKSLLSHAKTNIYTFIPGYTHMQRAQPLSLAHHLLAYLEMLQRDRERFKEVRSRVNISPLGAAALAGTKIKIDRNFTAAELGFEKIYKNSIDAVSDRDFCIEFASASALVMSHLSKISEEIILWVTDEFSFAKLTDKCATGSSLMPQKKNPDVPELIRGKTGRVYGHLQALLTMVKGVPLAYNKDYQEDKEPIFDTAETISSCIKAMTILINEGIEFNIKNLSDSVENDFSNATDLADYLVGKQVPFRTAYQVVGEIVKYCLEKKILFKNLKIDEFKKFHPKFEEDVFADLEPFNVVKSRTSEGGTGFSQVEKEVNNWQKKLLL from the coding sequence ATGGCAAAAGTTTGGAGTAAAAGGTTTGATAATGCACTTAACCCATTTATCGAAAAGTTTAATGCTTCAATTGGTTTTGATAGGAAGCTTATTTTAGAAGATTTAGATTGCTCTATTGCGCATGCAAAAATGCTTGGCAAAACTCAAGTTTTATCCTCTTCTGAAACTTTGCAAATTATTAATGGTCTAGAGAAAATAAAAGTTGAGTATTTAGAGGGTAAATTTTCTCCTAATCCTCCTTCTGAAGATATCCACTATTGCATTGAAGAAAAATTAATTAGTTTGATTGGTGAAACTGGAAAAAAACTACATACAGGTAGAAGTAGAAATGATCAAGTTGGTACAGATATAAGGTTATGGTTGAGAAAAGAGATTGACAATCTTGAAAATTTAATCACTGATTTGCAAAAATCCCTCTTAAGTCATGCGAAAACTAATATTTATACTTTTATTCCAGGATATACACATATGCAAAGAGCACAACCATTATCTTTAGCTCATCATTTATTGGCTTATTTAGAAATGCTTCAAAGAGACCGCGAAAGGTTTAAAGAAGTAAGATCTAGAGTGAATATATCTCCATTAGGAGCTGCTGCGTTAGCTGGTACAAAAATAAAAATAGATAGGAACTTTACAGCCGCAGAATTGGGTTTTGAAAAGATCTATAAAAATAGTATTGATGCAGTGAGTGATAGGGATTTTTGCATAGAGTTTGCATCTGCATCTGCTTTGGTAATGTCTCATTTGAGTAAAATCTCAGAGGAAATAATATTATGGGTTACTGATGAATTTTCTTTTGCAAAATTAACTGACAAATGTGCTACTGGCAGTAGCTTAATGCCTCAGAAAAAAAATCCAGATGTTCCAGAATTGATAAGAGGTAAAACAGGAAGAGTGTATGGACATCTCCAAGCATTATTAACTATGGTTAAAGGGGTACCACTTGCATATAATAAGGATTATCAAGAGGATAAAGAGCCAATATTTGATACTGCAGAGACTATATCTTCTTGCATTAAAGCAATGACTATTTTAATTAATGAGGGTATAGAATTTAATATTAAAAATTTATCTGATTCAGTAGAAAATGATTTTTCAAATGCTACTGATTTAGCAGATTATTTGGTTGGGAAACAGGTACCGTTCAGGACTGCCTATCAAGTGGTGGGAGAAATTGTTAAATATTGTTTGGAGAAAAAAATCTTATTTAAAAATCTTAAAATTGATGAATTTAAAAAATTTCATCCTAAATTCGAGGAGGATGTTTTTGCCGATCTTGAACCTTTTAATGTTGTTAAATCTAGAACTAGTGAGGGTGGAACAGGTTTTTCTCAAGTAGAAAAAGAGGTAAATAATTGGCAGAAAAAATTGTTACTTTGA
- a CDS encoding RNA recognition motif domain-containing protein encodes MSIFVGNLPFRAEREDVIQLFAPFGEVVNCSLPLERDTGRKRGFAFVEMADESIESTAIDGLQGTELMGRPLRINKAEPRGAGGSRRGGRGGYGGGNNGGGYGGGNNGGGGYSGYGGGNNGGSGYSGYGGGNNGGGYGGGNNGGGGYSGYGGGNNGGGYGGYGGGNNGGGYGGYGGGNSEANNNTSYTNKSSGAEGWEDRSYGNSSETSEYESGRSRRKRGVSNENNASNGEN; translated from the coding sequence GTGAGTATTTTTGTTGGTAATTTGCCTTTCCGCGCAGAGCGTGAAGATGTTATACAGTTATTTGCCCCTTTTGGTGAAGTTGTAAATTGTTCTCTTCCTCTCGAAAGAGATACAGGGAGAAAAAGAGGATTTGCATTTGTTGAGATGGCAGATGAATCAATAGAGTCAACAGCTATTGATGGTTTGCAAGGTACGGAGCTAATGGGTAGGCCACTAAGAATTAATAAGGCTGAGCCAAGAGGTGCTGGCGGTTCTCGCCGAGGAGGAAGAGGCGGTTACGGTGGCGGTAATAATGGCGGCGGTTACGGTGGCGGTAATAATGGCGGCGGTGGCTACAGTGGTTACGGTGGCGGTAATAATGGCGGCAGTGGCTACAGTGGTTACGGTGGCGGTAATAACGGCGGTGGTTACGGTGGTGGTAATAATGGCGGCGGTGGCTACAGTGGTTACGGTGGCGGTAATAACGGCGGTGGTTACGGTGGTTACGGTGGCGGTAATAACGGCGGTGGTTACGGTGGTTACGGTGGCGGTAATTCTGAAGCCAATAATAATACCTCTTACACTAATAAATCCTCAGGAGCAGAAGGTTGGGAAGATAGAAGTTATGGAAATTCTTCGGAAACTTCTGAATATGAAAGTGGTAGGAGCAGGAGAAAAAGGGGAGTTAGTAATGAGAATAATGCTTCAAACGGGGAAAATTAG
- the dusA gene encoding tRNA dihydrouridine(20/20a) synthase DusA, translating into MNFYLPNSTKNIHKLSIAPMMDCTDKHFRMIMRKISSEALLYTEMIVAQSLVHTNKKENFLDFNNDEHPISIQFGGDDPKILKEAAQMAQDWGYDEINFNVGCPSPRVCSGNFGASLMKDPQKVAKCIESLKNNCSIPVTIKHRIGVDNHDSFMNLNNFVKCIANAGADRFTVHARKAILKGLNPKQNRTVPPLKYDIVKKLKKLNQELLIEINGGFSNIDESLEALNIFDGVMVGRSIYKHPMRWSEIDQKVYGINTKPKSASKIIYSLIPYIEEHLSKGGKSWDICKHLINLVEGIPKAKIWRNQISDKSIKKELDIKYLMKKTTDLEEMGY; encoded by the coding sequence ATGAATTTTTACCTTCCTAATTCTACGAAAAATATTCATAAATTAAGTATTGCTCCAATGATGGATTGTACTGATAAACATTTCAGAATGATAATGAGAAAAATAAGTTCTGAAGCTCTCTTGTATACAGAAATGATTGTAGCCCAAAGTTTAGTTCATACTAATAAAAAAGAAAATTTTCTAGATTTTAATAACGATGAACATCCGATATCTATTCAATTTGGTGGGGACGATCCTAAAATTCTTAAAGAGGCTGCTCAAATGGCACAAGATTGGGGGTATGACGAAATAAACTTTAATGTTGGCTGTCCAAGTCCAAGAGTCTGTTCCGGGAATTTTGGCGCTTCGCTTATGAAAGATCCTCAAAAAGTTGCAAAATGCATAGAATCCCTCAAAAATAACTGCAGCATACCGGTAACTATTAAACACAGAATCGGTGTAGACAACCATGATAGTTTTATGAATTTGAATAATTTTGTAAAATGTATCGCAAATGCTGGTGCAGACAGATTTACAGTCCATGCAAGGAAAGCTATATTAAAAGGTTTAAATCCAAAACAAAACAGAACTGTTCCTCCTCTTAAATACGATATTGTAAAAAAATTAAAAAAATTAAATCAAGAATTATTAATAGAAATCAATGGTGGTTTCTCAAATATCGATGAATCGTTAGAAGCCCTAAATATTTTCGATGGTGTTATGGTTGGTCGATCAATATATAAACATCCCATGAGATGGTCTGAAATTGATCAAAAAGTTTATGGGATCAATACCAAACCCAAATCAGCCTCGAAAATTATATATTCTTTAATTCCCTACATAGAAGAACATTTAAGTAAAGGAGGAAAATCTTGGGATATTTGCAAACATCTCATAAATCTTGTTGAGGGTATTCCAAAAGCTAAGATTTGGAGGAATCAAATTTCTGATAAATCTATAAAAAAAGAATTGGATATTAAATATCTAATGAAAAAAACTACTGACCTTGAAGAAATGGGTTACTAA
- the msrB gene encoding peptide-methionine (R)-S-oxide reductase MsrB produces MNQFLTRRYFILIPIMSFLNIIYKPMKVLASSINSKKEWNLSKEEWKSRLSPDSYYILREEGTERAFSSPLNNEKREGVFHCAGCDLALFPSDKKYDSGTGWPSFWDSIEGSVETKVDFKLIVPRTEYHCSRCGGHQGHVFNDGPAPTGKRYCNNGLALRFVPD; encoded by the coding sequence ATGAATCAATTTCTTACAAGAAGGTATTTTATTCTAATTCCTATTATGTCATTCTTAAATATAATCTATAAGCCTATGAAAGTTTTAGCTTCTTCAATCAATTCTAAAAAAGAGTGGAATTTATCAAAAGAAGAATGGAAATCTCGGCTTAGTCCAGATTCTTATTATATTTTGAGGGAGGAAGGGACTGAAAGAGCTTTTAGTAGTCCACTAAATAATGAAAAAAGAGAAGGAGTTTTTCATTGTGCAGGATGTGATTTGGCGCTTTTCCCCTCAGATAAAAAGTATGATAGTGGCACAGGATGGCCAAGTTTTTGGGATTCAATTGAAGGTTCAGTTGAAACAAAGGTTGATTTCAAGTTAATTGTTCCAAGAACAGAATATCATTGTTCTAGATGTGGTGGTCATCAAGGCCATGTCTTTAATGATGGTCCAGCTCCAACAGGCAAAAGATACTGCAATAATGGCCTTGCATTAAGGTTTGTTCCTGATTAA